A region of Panicum virgatum strain AP13 chromosome 8N, P.virgatum_v5, whole genome shotgun sequence DNA encodes the following proteins:
- the LOC120686598 gene encoding replication factor A protein 1-like, with amino-acid sequence MLKTHPSSARHWSTTSKIIWSMRYPSDGPRSFFRTGCPPSSARTFSRYPFLLSPLFLLPSSPSNFLLQRAPPTTPSASSSSAAGALPWPAPLVPVCRNGDPLFFPSICSKSPFSNEKLQLIWSHLQHRLQYSCLVYLLFWYAELVRQKQLLPAVRNALSGEKAPIELVASSTTTFTLLAKMVFSPLSTLQPKDWHKTIHVRVCRKWEYRGINEDNPLQHIDLVLVDSQGNTMYAEIPAKEADKHGPIIQVDRTYVISRFRVCNAKDAFRSVPGPYMLEFTCHTKISAATEEITEPKYIYNLTPFSKLPEFINDKKKFHDILGILTEINEPQWIPFLNQSKPSLRRDIKLKDEIGEEIKLVLWGSKATQFDIPKDTTSEDKPIIILFTGCLVKLYRGELNVSGYLA; translated from the exons atgTTAAAGACCCACCCCTCTTCAGCACGTCATTGGTCCACGACATCAAAAATTATATGGTCCATGCGATATCCATCGGACGGTCCCCGCAGCTTCTTCCGTACCGGTTGTCCCCCTTCGTCTGCTCGAACCTTCTCGCGTTATCCTTTCTTGCTTTCTCCCCTCTTCCTCCTTCCGTCCTCTCCCTCCAATTTCCTCCTCCAACGAGCTCCTCCCACCACACCTTCAGCCTCCTCGTCCTCTGCTGCAGGTGCTCTTCCTTGGCCAGCTCCGCTCGTCCCGGTGTGCAGGAACGGCGACCCCCTCTTCTTTCCCTCGATCTG TTCGAAATCACCTTTTTCCAATGAAAAGCTACAACTGATTTGGTCACACCTTCAACACCGACTTCAGTATTCCTG TTTGGTGTACTTGCTCTTCTGGTACGCAGAATTGGTTAGGCAAAAACAACTACTCCCTGCAG TAAGAAATGCCCTGTCCGGAGAAAAAGCCCCAATAGAATTGGTCGCATCTTCCACGACAACTTTCACATTGCTG GCCAAGATGGTTTTCAGCCCACTTTCAACCTTACAGCCCAAAGATTGGCACAAAACAATTCATGTGCGTGTCTGCAGAAAATGGGAGTATCGTGGAATCAACGAAGACAACCCCTTACAGCATATTGATTTGGTTCTTGTTGACAGCCAG GGAAACACTATGTATGCTGAGATCCCAGCAAAAGAGGCAGACAAACATGGTCCGATTATACAAGTTGATAGAACTTATGTCATAAGCCGCTTCAGAGTTTGCAATGCAAAAGATGCTTTCAGATCTGTTCCTGGACCATATATGTTGGAGTTTACCTGTCATACCAAAATCAGTGCAGCAACTGAAGAAATAACTGAACCCAAGTACATCTACAACCTAACTCCATTCAGCAAACTTCCAGAGTTCATTAacgacaaaaaaaaattccatg ATATCTTGGGCATACTCACAGAGATAAATGAACCGCAATGGATTCCATTCTTAAATCAATCCAAACCTAGTCTGCGTCGTGATATCAAGTTGAAAGATGAAAT CGGTGAAGAGATCAAGCTAGTTCTTTGGGGCTCCAAAGCAACACAATTTGATATTCCAAAAGACACAACTTCAGAAGACAAACCAATCATAATATTATTCACTGGATGCCTTGTCAAACTTTACCGTG GTGAACTTAATGTCAGTGGCTACTTAGCTTGA